One Mycteria americana isolate JAX WOST 10 ecotype Jacksonville Zoo and Gardens chromosome 7, USCA_MyAme_1.0, whole genome shotgun sequence genomic window, tctttaaaaagaagaacatGGACTTGTGACTTACCAAGTAAAGTCTTGCAAGACGTTTTTTGCAGGACATCTATGCCCCTGTTTGGTGCTTTATGAACACCAGCTGTCACCTAGGCTCTACAGCCTTTTGAGAGTCTGGtgatttttgctgcttcttggtgatttttgctgcttcttgaaaCACTTCATTACTCTCAGTAAATCGACAGACTGGATCTCCTCAGCTGTATTTGAGCATTCCTGGACTTGGCACTTATTTTGCTAGAAGACAGAAGTATGTCTGCTGGTGCAGATACTTTATTTGATCCCATGTCAATCATATACTTGAGTTTATAGgcctttgtcttcctttttattcctttagtACTTTTAGAGGTTCTTGGCTTCACTTTGCACTCTACCTGAACTCTAAAAGGTGAATGAATCTAACTTATCCAGGCTGCAAAGAATCTTTCCTGGCTGCTTTTGACCACTTCCAGCTACATTACCATGTTTGTCTATGGAAGCACAGAAAGAATATGTTTCAAAATCATGTATTCCCCTTAATGTGTCTTACTGAGTTCCACTCCTTCACATCAGCCTAATACTGCAATATAGAAAACCTGGATTAGCCTGCTGTCCAGTAGCATGAAGAAATACCTGGCTGTGGTAGCTGCCCACATAGAAAAGTCTGCTGAAGAACTGAAACTGCCATTCTTCATTTGTGCTTCCATGACTCCTCTTCCCTCATTACCTGtctttttttggggttgtttggttttggggttgtttggtttttttagctCCTTTATAAAAAACCTAAAGCttgatcaatttttattttttcttttatttaaggaGAGGGTATGttaaaagtaaacatttaaaacttgCAGCCATTTGCTGTTGgctgcatttgttttaataaccACACAGAAGGCGAAGCCCTGTGTCGCCAGGGCCCAGGGAAGAGAACAGCTAGAAATAAAAGGAGATTCTGACATAGTGCATATTTCTAAGACTCTGAAACAAAAGCCCAAGTGAAAGTGAAGCTACCACTGAACATAAACTTTATCGCTGTTGCTGGGGAATAGCGTACGCCTTCTTCAGGACTGCTGTGAACTTGGCCAGACAAAATGGGTGGAAGGGCAGAAGGTGGGGATTGTCTGCATCCTATTATGAATTGGAGGAAATGACTGTCTGCACTCTGTATGCTGGTGGGCTCAGAGTATCCTGCTGGCCGGCTGGTTAGCGCTGTAGGATACTGAAGAAAAAGCGGTGAATTGTCAGCTTTGGTGTTTAAAATAACTGCTAGGGATGAGAAGTTCTTTAAAAAGATGCTGTGGgttttctgttggctttcttAAACTAACTGGaaactttctgctttctttcaggagcattttttcctctgaaaacattgCTGCTAAAAAGCTCCAAACAGGAGAAGTAAATCCAGTCAGCTTGTCAGGTCACTGGCTCAGTGTAAAAGTGCTTTCATGAGGTAACGTTGGGCCAAAGtcaacttttctttctcctttgtaaatCTGCAGCCAAGCAATGGGCCAGAAAATCTCAGGGAGCATAAAGTCTGTGGATGTGAGGGAGCCCCCTTATAGACCTGTTAAACGAGAGCTGAGAGGCCCGGATTTTTGCAAGCCGGCACGACTGGACATGCTGTTGGATATGCCCCCTGCCAGGCTGGAGGTCCAGTACAAACATGCTTGGAACAATGAAGATCGCTccttaaatatatttgtaaaggaAGATGATAAACTGACTTTTCATAGACACCCAGTTGCCCAAAGCACAGATTGCATCCGGGGCAAAGTCGGCTACACGAGAGGCCTGCACGTCTGGCAAATCCACTGGCCCACGAGGCAGCGGGGAACTCATGCTGTGGTGGGCGTCTCCACCGCCGAAGCTCCGCTGCACTCGGTGGGATACACGTCGCTGGTTGGTAGCAATAGTGAATCGTGGGGCTGGGATCTGGGACGCAACAAACTCTACCACAATTGTAAAAACCAGCCTGGGGTCACGTATCCTGTCTTTTTGGAACCGGATGAGTCTTTTGTACTCCCAGACTCCTTACTGGTGGTTTTGGACATGGATGAAGGGACGCTTAGCTTCATGGTAGATGGACAGTATCTTGGAGTGGCCTTCAGGggactaaaagggaaaaaactttACCCCATAGTCAGTGCAGTTTGGGGGCACTGTGAAATTACAATGAGATACGTCAACGGACTTGACCGTAAGTGTTACCATATTTCTTCATTACACTGTATTTCAACTTTTCTCATGTAgcggtttttttttctttatccttttgttGTGAACAGTGTGCTGCGGGCTAGGGGTCTGTCCACTGTGAGTAGATGGCATCCCATAGTTACTGCCCACAACTAATATCTATCAGTTGTGTCTTGTAATGATTGTATGGAttgtatcaaaatattttcccttttggcAAGCAGAGCGGCAAGAAATCTGTGTCCAAAGAAAGTGAacagactgagaaaaaaagatcttGAGAAACTTCCTGGGTATATTTAACAGTAAAACTCTTGTTTACCGGAGGTTATGTTTTAAATCTGTGGTTTTCAAATAGGATTTGTGAATCCTGTAAAAAATTTCCTGTAGTAGTGGGAACTCTTACATGATGTGCATAAACATACTTGAATTCAGGCCAGTAGGCTTTCTTTGCATGTTTGCCTTTCCAGGACCCTCAGAAGCAGCTGTGGATCCCCAAGAATCTGGGAGCTCAGGTCAAATACTACTTTCAGCAGTTCTTCTGAAAGAGAGCTCTGTTCCTTAGTTCATTTCAGAAAGTGCTCGCTCGGGGTATGTTCTTCTCCAGAAATATGGGGTTTTGGATAAGCATTAGCTATTTTTGATCTAAAGGGGTAGTATCAAATTATAATGGTTACATAGTAAGGAGCAGCACGTTGCTGCTGTGACCTTGAAGTAGTAGCCCACCAGAAGATGAGTTGCAGAACTGGGTCTTGTCCAGTTCTCACTGCTCAGGAAGATGTGTACTCTGCCAGGTCCATACACAGCACAGCGTACGTTCGGTCTCACCCATTTATCCACAGTCAGCTTATCGGCTGCTCTGAATTGGGGAATGGAAGGCTGAATAAGGTAATAAGCGGAACTTTGTTCTTGTTTAAGACTATTATCTGAGCCATAGGAGGAACCATGAATATAAATAACAAAACTTAACAATTTAACAAAAGTAGATGACTGAACAAAATTTTCATGGTTTGGGGGCTTTATGAATGGAACTTGGTCTTGTAAAAAGAGAATAATAGCAGGTGTACAACACCTGCCTTTCAGTTAGCAGTTTCTGAAGGAGTTTGCTATTCTTTTCGATTAGGATGGGGTggtctaatttttttctgtcaaaaattaATTCTCTGCTCATTAGCCTTACATCTGACATACAAGGcagaaacataatgaaataatttgacCCTGTTTAAGATTACCTTTTCATAAACATCTGTAATAAGCACTGGGGGAAAGAATCTTTATCCACAGAAGCCCTGCAGGTTGTTACAGCCAGATGCTAAATGGCAGCTTCCTGAGTGCTTTCATACAGGGGAATATCGGAGGATTGTAAGTATTTTGCAATTACTCAAACATTGCAGAGTGGTGTgctgacagcttttttttctctttttttcttttttttttttttttttttgagggtgtgTGGGGGAAGATACTTTTGCAAACTGAATAATTGTGTGCGAAAGCAGTTTTTATAATACAGGGAATATCTGCCAAACTAAGCAAAGTACAGCTCGGCTTGGTCCACCATGTCCACACAAGGAATTGTTCTGCATTCCTTTTGTAGCCTTCACAGGGCTGCTCAAGGGAGCTCTagaaagatgaaaacacagaAGGAGGATGTGAATGAGTTTGGTCgaaatcataaaataaaaggGGCTAAGTGGAGAGAGAGATAGCTGTGGTCTGTGagatggcagagagaaaaattCCCATCCGGTTTCTCGTGGGATAATTTTGCTGGAAGAGGCGGGATAGCTTCCTAAACTATCCCTGAGAAAATCAAAGTagtaattgggtttttttaagcatgaaCCCATGGCTAAAAGTAAACTTGTAAACTAAACTTTTACGTGGGCCTGAGTGTTAATCTGATCATATGAAGAGGAAGTGTAAAGCCACTTTGCTGTGGAGCAGTTTGACATCCTGGAATCGCATAATTTGTTATCATGTTCACTGATCCATTACTGTCCTGCAACAAAAACAGCATTCAAGAAACCAAAGTAGCTTGTTTAGCTGGTGCTCTAAAGCAAACACCTTCTCTTCTTTGCTAAAAGTGTTTCTATCCAGCCAGCCCTTGTGTAGCAGTGCAGGTTTGGTCGTGGCACTCTTCGTGTTCACTCTCACAGCACTTAATATTACAGGTTTTTACAATTGTTTGTTCTTGTGAAAATCAGAGTAAATCTTGAACAGTGAGATGCTCATGTTGTGTTcacaatttaaatacatttgaacatacatatgtgtgttgggtgtttttttgttcgCTTGCTTTCTAACCTTACAAAttctcttcccccccgccccttccctgGAAGTAGCTCATACTGCTGATTGCAGCTTTTAGTAGATCTGGCAATAGTAACTTAGCTGTTCTTGAAACTGTGCTGTCAAACAGTGACTTGTAACTTGCTATTTAGTGATTGATTGTTGCTGTTCAGAATGCATACCACAGCTTGCAATGGTTGTTTATGTGGTGTCTTACAGAGCAAATGGAGACCTCGACTGCAGGGATTTCTAGTGTTTTCAATACTTGCTGTTTAAATAGAAGACCTCTGAATACTTTAAAGGCCTGTGTATTTCAGTTGCCTGGCAAAGAGTGAAAGGCTTGCAGGAATGGAAGAGTGAAAGGATCAAATGATAGGCTTGTGCAGCTGCAATGAACTTAAACATATGTTGTAGTGGTATAGAGACGATGCAGACTTTGAAGTATGTTAATTACTGCATAGATGGCAGAATCATAGAAGGATAAGGCTGCAGGTCAAAGATCAAGAACCTGTGTGCCCTTTGGACTCTGGATATTGCTCCTAGAATAATGCTGCAGTTAAAATCAGTCGTAGTTCTTCCAGCTGCATCTGATACCCAGAGTATTCTGCTTTCAGAAGCTACTTTGAGCATCACATGATGATGTGCTGTGACTTTCACAAGACAGTTTTTCACTCATATTTGAGAGACTCAGAGTTGGAAATATTTGTCAGGGtttgggagggaaggcagggggaCAGGATGGAGAGTGCTCATCATAAGCACATTGAGTTCCCAGGACAAACTTCCTTGATCAAATGCTATCAGTATTTACCACACTGATGTTTGCCCAGTGCCTAAGTTTTACAGAATTTTACATCAGGCTTCTGACTCATTGCCTATTGCAATAATTAACCCAAATAACGTAAATGCAGTGTatgttatttttcagatgcttttttcaTCAGGGTGCGTGCATGTTTATAAAAAAAGCTAGGCTATTTATATCTGTTGTCTGAGGAGTCCTGAAGACTATTTATAGACGGGAACAGAGAAACAGCGAAACACTTTTGTATAAATGTACATTGCAGATCATGACTGATACATTAGTACTTGTGTGTTTAAACAAAGTGTTGGGAGGACAATATAACGGTGTTGTGGTGGAAAACTCGGTCATTGAGTAGGTGAGTTTAACGCAGTGATTTATTTTGATCCTTAAAAATACCTGACAGAATAGTCAGTATTTTGACTTCCAGAAGTGAAAACACTTTTCATAAGCGTGCATTACAGGTCCAGCTCTACCCTGTTCTGCATCGGTGTGGAAGAGCAAGCAGATGGTCTGTATTCTGTACATAATAATAGGTGATCCACAGACATAGAATTTGATAATGCAACTCATAGGTACAAAATCTAGAATTTAGTGTCTTCCTAGGTGGGGACAAGGCAGAAGGAGgctgcagaaagatttttttttttccagccatccATGTGTGATATCTGGAATGAAATGCTAAGTGCTGACAGGAGGGTTTGTGGGGCTCTGCTGCTCTTGGGAGCTGTCCCACGTCCATACATCAGCACAGCATGCTCTTGCTAGTGTCATGAAGAAACATCTGCACAGGTGTGCATCAGCACTGGCCTTCTGGCCATTTCTAAAAATGCCTGCTGGTAGCACTTTCAAATTTCTTCATCCTGTAACATGCACTCTTGTTGAAagtgcagtgctggctgctacAGCTGCTGCCTTGGAGTGAAGCATCTGGTTGGGATATGTTGTGGGATGCGTCCTAATTAGAGACACTGTCTCCATGTGATCGTGACAATTTTGAAGAAGGCCTCAATTCGCCAAACTCTTGCCTAAACTCTTGACTGTTGTGCATTTGCATGAAGGAAGGACAAGTCAGTGTTTAAATGAGCTCTAAAAGTCTTGAAATTGCATGTGAAAGGAAAGAGCTCTGAATTCTGTATTATGACATGTTGAGTAGACTACAAtaactgaagattaaaaaatcaCACCCCATTACTGCCAATTTATATGTTTCTGGTTATAACTCCCAAAGCTGTTTCTTACAGGTGAGTAAGTTTGGCAAGATTTTAGGGTAATGCTCCCCAACCAACTTTTTGGTAATGATGTCTGATGTCCAGCACAGCCATGTTTTTACTCTTAgaatttcttttgcctttttaagtTCCAAAAAGAGTAACTCCTGTTTTGGTTGAAAACAGACTGTAAGACTTTTTAAGATAAACAATAGTATCCCATTAGCTTCCTTATTCTCTTTCATTCAGAATTTAGCCATCTTGTCTTGAACTGATGTTTTCTTAGATCCAAGAATTACATTTATGAGATATTTGGGATGTTGGCTGATTTTTATGCCTGAATCTCCTCCTCCTAAAATTAGGAATGTTGATTTCAAAATAGTAACTTTCAATTTCCCTTATATAATAGCGCAACTACTTTGAAATATTCTGTAGCAGACTGTTTATTCCCTTTTGCGTGGTATTTATGGTTCTTTTTGCCATTTAGGTGTGAAAGAGTGCTTCTTGAGCTTGATATTGATAGCCCATTGCAGTTCTTGTGCTAAACCTTGCATAGCCCTTACACAATTTTGAGAATAAATCTAATCGTCAAGTTCAAGGAGCTGGAAGCATTTGTCCCACAAGAGAAGATGACTTTACTTACAAATGTAATTTATGGAAAACATCTGTGTATACCAGTTCGTATTTTAACCTTCTTGTAGTATTTGGTACTTATCGACAAGGG contains:
- the SPSB4 gene encoding SPRY domain-containing SOCS box protein 4 isoform X3 → MGQKISGSIKSVDVREPPYRPVKRELRGPDFCKPARLDMLLDMPPARLEVQYKHAWNNEDRSLNIFVKEDDKLTFHRHPVAQSTDCIRGKVGYTRGLHVWQIHWPTRQRGTHAVVGVSTAEAPLHSVGYTSLVGSNSESWGWDLGRNKLYHNCKNQPGVTYPVFLEPDESFVLPDSLLVVLDMDEGTLSFMVDGQYLGVAFRGLKGKKLYPIVSAVWGHCEITMRYVNGLDPSSLKI
- the SPSB4 gene encoding SPRY domain-containing SOCS box protein 4 isoform X2, which gives rise to MGQKISGSIKSVDVREPPYRPVKRELRGPDFCKPARLDMLLDMPPARLEVQYKHAWNNEDRSLNIFVKEDDKLTFHRHPVAQSTDCIRGKVGYTRGLHVWQIHWPTRQRGTHAVVGVSTAEAPLHSVGYTSLVGSNSESWGWDLGRNKLYHNCKNQPGVTYPVFLEPDESFVLPDSLLVVLDMDEGTLSFMVDGQYLGVAFRGLKGKKLYPIVSAVWGHCEITMRYVNGLDRPSEAAVDPQESGSSGQILLSAVLLKESSVP
- the SPSB4 gene encoding SPRY domain-containing SOCS box protein 4 isoform X1 gives rise to the protein MGQKISGSIKSVDVREPPYRPVKRELRGPDFCKPARLDMLLDMPPARLEVQYKHAWNNEDRSLNIFVKEDDKLTFHRHPVAQSTDCIRGKVGYTRGLHVWQIHWPTRQRGTHAVVGVSTAEAPLHSVGYTSLVGSNSESWGWDLGRNKLYHNCKNQPGVTYPVFLEPDESFVLPDSLLVVLDMDEGTLSFMVDGQYLGVAFRGLKGKKLYPIVSAVWGHCEITMRYVNGLDPEPLPLMDLCRRSIRFALGRDRLHDIEILPLPLSLKNYLQYQ